In Planococcus sp. MB-3u-03, the DNA window GGAGAGCTTGGCTTCGGTGTTTCCGCAAAAGACGTCATTCTCGCGATCATCTCGAAGTACGGTGTCGATATGGGGACAGGACATATCATTGAATACACCGGGGAAGCGATCCGCAATTTATCGATGGAAGAACGCATGACGATCTGCAATATGTCCATCGAAGCGGGCGCACGCGCCGGCCTTGTAAGCCCAGACGAAACGACAGTCGAATATTTGCGCGGCAGAAGAAATGTCCCGGAAGGCGAAGCGTTTGAACAAGAAGCTGGGCGCTGGCTGGCACTGGCGACAGATGAAGACGCAAGCTATGACGTGTCGCATACAATCCATGCGAACGATATCTCGCCGTTTGTCACATGGGGCACCAACCCGTCCATGGGTTCAGGCATTGCCGAACACGTGCCGACAGCAGCGGATTACGACAAGCAGGAAGACCGGGACGCTTTGCGCCAAGCGCTTGCTTATATGCAATTGGAAGAAGGCGCACCGTTATCATCCATCGCCATCCAGCACGTCTTTATCGGCTCTTGCACGAATGCCCGCCTCAGTGATTTGCGGGCAGCAAGTGAAATCGTCAAAGGCAGAACGGTGCATCCGTCGGTCACGGCGATTGTCGTACCGGGTTCGGAGACCGTCAAGCGCGCAGCTGAAGCGGAAGGGCTTGACCAAGTGTTCTTGCAGGCAGGCTTTGAATGGCGCGAGACAGGTTGCAGCATGTGTCTGGCAATGAACGAGGACGCTGTACCGTCAGGCGAGCGCTGTGCTTCTACATCGAACCGCAATTTTGAAGGGCGCCAAGGTGCAGGGTCCATGACGCATTTGGTCTCACCCGTAATGGCGGCTGCTGCTGCGATTGAAGGGCATTTGACGGATGTCCGCAATTATATGGAAGAACCTGTGCCCTCGGCATAACGGAAGGAGGAACTGAATTTGAAACCCATCAATGAAATTTCGAGCATCTTGACGCCGCTCGACCGCAAAAACGTCGATACCGACCAAATCATTTCAAAGGAATTCCTCAAGCGCATTGAGCGCACAGGGTTCGGGAAGTATTTGTTCTACCATTGGCGTTTTCATTCAGACGGCACACCCAATCAAGAATTTGTCTTGAACGACCCGCGCTTCCAAAATTCCGAGATCCTTGTGGCGCAGGAAAACTTTGGCTGCGGCTCCTCCCGTGAACAC includes these proteins:
- the leuC gene encoding 3-isopropylmalate dehydratase large subunit — translated: MAKTIIEKIWEQHIVFEEPGKPDLLYIDLHLLHEVTSPQAFEGLRLNGRKVRRPDLCFATMDHNVPTRNRSVIKDPISRKQIKTLQENCDEFGVPLAGINHPDQGIVHVIGPELGLTQPGKTIVCGDSHTSTHGAFGALAFGIGTSEVEHVLSTQTLWQSKPKTMEIRIDGELGFGVSAKDVILAIISKYGVDMGTGHIIEYTGEAIRNLSMEERMTICNMSIEAGARAGLVSPDETTVEYLRGRRNVPEGEAFEQEAGRWLALATDEDASYDVSHTIHANDISPFVTWGTNPSMGSGIAEHVPTAADYDKQEDRDALRQALAYMQLEEGAPLSSIAIQHVFIGSCTNARLSDLRAASEIVKGRTVHPSVTAIVVPGSETVKRAAEAEGLDQVFLQAGFEWRETGCSMCLAMNEDAVPSGERCASTSNRNFEGRQGAGSMTHLVSPVMAAAAAIEGHLTDVRNYMEEPVPSA